From Octopus sinensis linkage group LG14, ASM634580v1, whole genome shotgun sequence:
AGCACAAGGTGTGTTGGCTGTTCAGCTttccaagaactgaaacaaatggaGTGCAACTGCCTGTTTTTTTGCCTAGAGAGCAGAGAGATAATGAAATAGCAACAGTCCAGTAAATCAGCTATTGGAAATTTTTGCTGAAGTGGTAGTTGAGGGATTGAAATTGCCTTCTCCAAACCAACATGAGGAGACAAGTGTTCTGATGTTCATATAATAGGTATGTCATAAGGCTAGTAAAGTAAAACAAATGATTCTATCCAAAAATGAAGTCTTGGTCAGGTCTTAAATCTAGGCTTAACTACTTTCCATCAGTGTACCACTTTTACTTAATAAGAAGTAATGTTAAATTTTAAATCTTCACAAACTGAGATATACTTACTTTCTAATGTGCATTATCTCAATGTAACTGAAGCCAAGGAACAAGGTAACTAACACTCCAGCTTGGCTGGCATATCTGTAATAAaagaattcattattttttttcctcatgtGATCCAAAGCGTgttggtttattttatttatatcaaatttcAAATAGTCTGTACTATGCATTATCTGCTTACACTTAATAATTTGTACTATGCATTATCTACTTACTTTCAATGTCTATTTGTTTTCTTAGAATTTGGGTGCAAATTATTTCCCTTCTGActtgtttcaataaaaaaaaaaaattcagacctTGCTCAATTTTCATAAAAGCCTGGAAGTCTCTTGTTATGGCTTACAATAAACAGAACGTTggttacttgattttttttttttttatctctctttccactTTCTTTGGATTATATGCAGCAACAGTAAATGTTCACAATAGGAAATACCTAGAGAAGGATGATTTCTCTACAAGGATTCCATTGAATAGCTCTGAAAATTATCACTATCAACAACATAAAATCAACCAGTTTCATAGTACTCTTTAATTCACTCAGTACCACCAATTGTCTTCCTTGCTGCAGTTCTGTTGAAGGCAAAGATAATgcttatatatgattgattgattctagtttcagctcacaagctgtggccatgctgggacaccgccataTGTTTAGTATTGAAAACAAATTCCAAAACTTTGTGACAAATATGATACAGGAGAACCACAATGAGTGGGAAAAGATCAAACTCATTCTTGCCTGATGAAATTTTGCTTACATAAGACATTATCAGGCCTGCAGCCTAGTGTTTAATGTAGgtttctaagtctggtacttgttctactgGCCTTTTTTGCAGGACAGCTAAGTTACAGATATTAACAAATCGGTaccagttgtcaagaagtggacaaacacaaagccatatatatacacacacacacacacaacatacaattagtgtctacatagtttccatctatcaaattcaatcacaaagttgcaaagcaaacttcttaatcacaaccATTGTTTCTTCAACATTTGAAGCCTTCAGGAAATGATTTATATGGTTTGAAAATGTGcacacattttcaaaattaattattagtgGAATACTTATAAAACAATTTCTGAAATTACTTACTATACTGTATTCCCATAAACTGAAAGCATGAACAACTGAATTGTTGGTACTTCACAGTACCCCATAAACAGACCACAAATTACTAAACTGATAGTAGCGGTCAACAACTAGTGGTGCAATATGACACTGTTGAGTCTAACcacaatatttctaaaattagGTCAAACTCAAAAATCCCCAAAATTGGTGATGGTGTGCATCAATTTACTTCCCTGCATCAACTCTTTCTCTGTCAGACAAAGAATAAGGGTTTGAAACATCACAATTCTTCATTCCTCAAGGTAACTTATAGATACCATTCCTTACAGTTTGCTAGCAGTCCTGAGTTCAATATTTATTGTGGGTAAAGCCTGCAGACAGatggtttctttcaaattgatttttctttcctATAGATACACCACATGAAGATCAGAGATGTGGGGTTCATTAGTTTCatatttaatacaatataaaGATTCTAACATTTTTTACTAGAGGGAGCCAAAATAGTTGCAGTTTCGATGATAGGAAAAAAACTGACAAACCTATTACAACTGAGCAGATTGAGAATATCTGGCAGGTGATTGAAACTATGAACTATTCACTCAGTGTTCTGCTAGCCTACCATGCAGTTACTCTACTCCAGAAGTAGGaaggacaaagttgacttcagctaGATTTAAATAAATCTAATGCAATACTCTGTTGTTGTTTTCAACCCTTTAGCAGCCAAATTGGCTATATCAGcgaagtattctacctgttttatgttcaaactggcttcttacaccaaccctacaatatcattctaaaaattaacagctacctcagcAAAAtagaagataatgcataattaattcaaaatagtgtgaataaataagcagtacatttgacagtaatctgaatgctaaagagttaaatgacTTGAGAAAAGGCATTAACCATGATCCTTTTACAGGATTGCTCAGAGTAGACACCttgtctgaatgcttgcaacagaatgaatTTCATTAAAGGCATCCAAGAGCCTGTAGATAGTATTAAAGTGGGTAACATATTTGTTAACTACAATGCAGTGTTTTCCCAAGTGTCCCACCAGCTAGATATggatgtgtgaaatatatatttgttatattcatTTACCAAGGACTCTGCAAGTGAACTGATACCACTCCAGCAATAATTCAAACTCTACACTGTCCACAAAAATACATTCTAGAAGAGATAGTTAAAATATTGAACTTACATTAATGATGCTCCTAAATACAAGAGACTATTTCCCAAAAACAATGTTGATTCAATACTAAGTAAACTGGCACAAGTTGGGAATCCTGGAGATGTTTTAGTGGCAGTTTTACTGGAAGGGTCtgaaatcaacaaaaaatatgtaaaaggtatatttttaaaaagcatcCTAAATAAATACAGTATTAAAGTGAGAGCGACATCTCAGAGAGCCATCCCTGTTGCACAATGGAAATCTTCATGCTCATGTCCTTGAAAAACATGAACACTACAAAATCTCATATTCCTTTAACCTTATAAATCAGAGCAGTACTATAATAGAACCATGATGAATTGAACATAATAATACTGTGGTATGAGAGTAGCTGTGGGTAAGGAAATAAGGTGTGCAGAACAATACAGTAATTGAGTAAAAGTACATTACGGGAGCAAGACCTGAATTAATGAACGTAGAGAAGGCTGAAAAAAAGTGAGAATGGTTTggtgagagagaagggaaagcAAACGATgacttagaaaaataaaagaggacTAGTAGTGGATGTGAAAAGAAATGAGATGGCAAGGTCATGTATTGAAAAAGGACaaaagtgaatgagtgagagaaatgatgaaaatgaatGAGGAAGGGTGAGAAGAGTGACAAAGTAAAAGATGGAGGAGACGAGAGTAAGGTAGGTTGTAAAGGATATGGTAAAATAGAGAAGACTGCTTTAGCAGAGAAATGGCTTTAAATTACTGTGGTACAGTAAATTAAGTATACTGAATGTTGTTATAATATGTGAAATTGAACAGAACATTATAATATGGACACCAGAAAAGTAAGCTGCAGATTACAGGAAGACAGTGCAGTGATTGAAACTGTAGTCTGCTGATTTAGAGTGTCATGTAAAATCCTGTTGGAATTCACTTTTCATCCCTCTGAGGTCAATAGGAATAAGAAGTAACAGTGATATAAGAATGGATCTTAGTCAGAACTTCAGGCCAGTAGAATTCAGTTATTTGATAAACTGAAGCTTAGTGTGTAAGTGGCTTAATATTCCAGACAGAAACAGCACTAGGTTGGGCAGATGCCATCCATCTGATGAGCTGCCATGCAGTTTCCATTTCCTCAGTTTTACTCATAATACATGGGTCAATGAGAGGTTAAAGTAAAAAGACACCTGTTCAAGATGCCATGCACTGAGATTGAACCTAGTATTTTATTACTAAGAAATGAACTTCCTAAACTATTCAGCTATACTGCTTCTAaaccagttatatactggagtaaaTCCAATCAACTGTttctaaataaaatattgatcggcaacagaaattaatattttaagcaGGATCATAGACACACTCTAGCTTCTGACCCACTGGTATGCTGTCTCTGCTCTGTTTTTTCCATTGCACCAATAGTGGCCTCTGTTCCCAGAGCTGGTTGGTTTCATACCACCACCAATCAGACACTCCTAACCCGCTAATCTCTCCACTTCTTATCATCCTTGCCCCCAGCACTATAATAAACACTACCCCCAGTCCTTCCTCCCCATAACATCATTTCTCTGGAACCTTCTCATTGCTCATGTTtgtcctgctgctgctgttgacctGAAACAGTTTAAACAGAAAATTTACAGTATCAAGCTTATCAGTCTCAGAGGGCCTGCAAAGGCCATGGAGCATGCCctcttcctccaaatttactaattaaaagaaatagaagCAATGTTTCATGTCCCGTTGTCTTCTATtttaactgaaaccagtaaattaTTAAATGCATCAATTTAATCATCTAACCTAAAGAAGACTGTCTTGCTGTTACATTAACCCTCTCTTATATGACAAGTGTAAGTTTTTAGAAAAGATATAGTTTTCTTACCTTTCAAAATATGAGATATTTCCAAAGACTTAATTCCATGGTGAATATGACAGACTCCAATCAAGATGAAGAAATATCCAGTAAGAAGAAACATATTTGACTGAAGAAAACTCCAGTGAGGTTGGTCAGCAATCAATTTCAAGAACCTATCAAttagaagaaataataatgaatatgacTGAAGCTTTCAGTACTcacaagaaataataaatggCATTCATCTTTGGAGTTAGAAAATATTACAACTCCCAACAGTTGTTAACTCACAACAAGGATCAAGTGAGACACTCAATGGAATATTATTGCCCCATCTAGAGCTAAACATGAGTGCCCTAGACCATATAAAAAGATAGACTAGTAGACTGATTGCTATAAAATTACTAACttataagtgcaggcatgactgtgtggtaagaagcttgcttccaaaccacatggttcaaggttcagtcccactgcatggaactttgggcaagtgtcttctactatagactcaggctaaccaaagctttgttagtgaatttggtagaaggaaattgaaagaggttcatcatatatatgcatatatatatacgtctgtgtgtgtgtgtctttgtatctgtctgtCCCCCACAACTGACAATTGGtggtggtgtatttatgtccctgtaacttagcagttcgccgaaagagaacaatagaataagtgccaggtttttaaaaaaagtggtGCTGCTAATATTAAACAGACctcatgaaacatgtgtagaagagaaatttggaacttatatagtaagtattaaaataaaattctatgatatggtgtgatgtatattaggatttgatgaattgcatggggacttctatctctaaataacatatatatatgtaagtatgataATTGCTTCAGTCTTAAtagtttcactatatatatattatatacatagtgaaactattaaaactgtaaatattatctcattacaatagagatgttattctttcatttttaacacataatactgaaatagtctAAGGGATAAGAAATTGCTCCAGGCTCGCAtcaggcaagaagttgaaaattgttttggTTCATAACACTGCATAGACCCTAAATAAGGCATgcgtaaaatttaaatgaaatcagTTGTGTAACTCaagagttttagtgatgcacagaCAGAGTCtcagttttatacatatagattatgTTTGCATAGCAAAGTACCACATACCTACAAATCATTAATGTTTACATACCAGCCCCTAGGAATGCatctaatatgtaaattggtatacCCAATAACTTAACTCTGCTGTTTGCGATGGCTATATAAGCAATGTGTTCAGAGACAATAGTGTGTTGGATAAGTGCTGAAGAAGAGTAACAACTCCCTGAAATACAGTATATACACTCGTTACCCATTTTTGTCTTTGAtcacattgtttgtttacatctgatgtcTCGATACGAAATGTAGTAAAAGCAGTGTTGGCTATAGATAcaatagaatatctgtagaaataaccttaacaaaatattaccatatttttttaGCAGCCACACAATCACATCCTCTCAAAACAACCTTTAATACATTAACATCTTACTAGCACTCAACTTATTTCATAagagaattttgtaaaaaaagCTTAAGTTACCCAACAAACGATGGTACAAGAAGTACAGCTGTGGCCAATGCATAAATCAGATCACCTTGATggctatttttcaattttttcttcaaaaatattgtacacacctaaaaaaaaaaatataatatctgtaaatttttcatcattatcattcatttaagTCCATTTTTTCAAAAACACCTACAAGGtttccatatattatttatgaggacttattttatagtttaattttAACTCCTGAGAACTATATAGTTgcatgatctgctagaaatagtagccaaatgtcattcaaatcatatcctactgtctttaaaaacaaACTGAATAGTCACAGCAAGTCTGCTCTGTTAAGACTGACCTGAAgctgaacaacaataacatactTCTTTTAAATTCTAGAGCACATTCTTTGATCCTTCATCTACCTAAGCTTCTCCAGAATtaactttcatctttcttttgtaATTATCTCATAcaagatttttcaaaattttttccaatTTCCATGTAGCTCCTCTTGCAATGCAATGTTATCAGTTGTACCATTTCATCTCCCATTACACTGTTGGAAAAACTATTCAAAGTATTGTTGTGATAGGTAAACATGTTCCTTGGTTTGTTGTAGCTATCACAGCTAAGGCTGTACTGAAGCACTGTCTTTAAAATATGgctatttattgtattttattaacactcatttattttataacaatcataataatcacacatttttcaggagcaaaacaGTTCCTTACTTCAAATATGTTAACACAAACCTAACTAACTAAATAACTTTCTGGCAAGCTACTGGCCtatttgaattatttctcttagctcatcTTTTCAATTATGCAAGTTAATTATTACCATGCATGAATCAGATGATCACAACTGTCTTGAGTAAATTATACTATGCTAAAGAGGTCCAATAACACTGAAACATGTCTTCCCCTGGCTTATTTGAGttattatttctcttagctcattttattttctgtttttctttgatatatttctgGTGTGTCAAGGCTAAAGAAACAACTGAATAATTCAAGACTATGCCTCTAGTATAAGTTCCAACTGCTATTTTTTATACCAAGAGTTAAACCTTGTTGTTATTTGGTCTATATATCACTTCAGTGTAACATTCTACAAAACACAAATACAACCTACACTGGAGAAGTGCTCACGTATCACGAACAGAGctgatgctacacacacacacaaacatcctcaAATGCATACAAAATAAAAACCTGGTTAATTGACAAAGACTCCCATACCAATCTGGTATAACCATAAACCACATACTATTAACacgcatcatcaacatcatcatcattttaacatccacttttccatgcttgcataggtctgATGGAATTTGTCAAGACAAATTTTCTATGACtcgatgcctttcctgttgccaaccctcacttgtttccagaaAGTGATATTTCCTATGGTCAGATATATTTTTCACAGAGAAGTAGAGAGATGAATAACACCACTTGCTTTCTgaactatcatctatctattttcAAGTAGTCATCTCAATTTTGTTTCTCCGTTATTAAACAATAATCCCAGTACTCCCTTCCTAATATTGCAGACCCTGAAACTCACTCCCTACCAACATCTTCCCAGCTCACAGGTGAAGCTGAACATCAAAAGTACCCTTGTCAGAGAACCTGTAGAGATCAAAGAAACTCATCTGTTTTCCTCTaactaaatagtaaataaaacccACTTCAAATGACAGTGAGCAGTAACAATGAAACTCCTGGTAAATTGCATTATTATAAGTAAATGGCTTTCCATCAGTTTCAACAATGAAgattcagttgttcaatcaagTGGACAACCTGCTTATTGAATTAGCATGAAAGTGGATGAGTATTCCACAGGCACATGTAccattaacataattctcagcATGACTGTACAGATACAGTCCATTCAACAGGCTTTCACATAGCTTCTGTCAACCCTATTGAACTCACAAGGCTTGAATCAATTCAAGacaatggtaaaagacacttaagGTGTtgtatagtgggattgaacccagcatttcatcattatgaagcaaacttctcgaCTATTCAGTTATGCTCTCTCCACATACTACATATAAAGTAATATCAATAAACTGAACTCCAGTGGACTTGAAAGATACATTTTTCATCTTGTACGTTTGTGTAAGTGAAAGTTTTCAGAGAAATTTCAGTTTCCTTTCCTACCTTCTCTGTGTCATTCCAATTTTATTCAGAGAAGATGATCCCAGTCACAAACAATTATGTATAAACCTACTTTTATTTCTGAGAGAATATCACATAATTTTAAACTAAtattacaaaaggaaaataactTGAAATAGAATGATCAAGcataaaaagaaattcagaaattggttagtatataaaagtgtgtgttatTTAATCTTAAAAGTCAAACAAGAGAGATTATAATATTTGGATTAAAACATACCATCAGCCACAAAGGAAGAATAACTAAGATGATGCATAACAGTATCCAAAGCTTGGTATCAGACCACCTAATCTGAGAGTCAGGGAAGAAGAAATCAGGAAATAATTCcacctaaaataaaatttttaaatcatgaattaaaagaaatttttttaaaattacttttctCTGAAAATACTGATATAATTtttacacattgtgtgtgtgtgtgtgtttctgtaattCATCATTGTCAAGATCCTTTAACTGATGCAGCCAGTTGTTGGAGTGTCACTCTAGACACTTTCATAGTCAGCCATTGCCACTGGTCTCTGTTCTGTCATGCATAACAGGTTCACAGTGCTGTGAACAGTCCAGTCCCTTGATGGTGCCAAACCAGAATTTTCTCAGCCTGCTTCTCTTTCGCTTTCCCTCAAGTTGTAGCAGGATACATGACCATGATAGGTAAGCTTCTATCTTTTTACCTGCAGAAGGAGTGGTTCCTGTCTACCAGCATACTTGTTGGCTTGCTGCCTGATAAAGCTGTTCATTTTGTGCTCTGTATATGGGATGTGCAATAGCCTTCTGAAATACTTGTGCTCAAATATCTGGATACTTTGTCAGCTATAAGAGTACAGCTTTCACATCCATACAGAAGGACTGAAGTCACTAGGGTCTTGTGCAACTCTGAGTCTTGTTGGAAAACTAATGAAACTGCTTTTCCATATATTGTTCAGCTTTGTTGTGACAGTAGAGACTAAGCTGAGTCTTGTTGTTATCTCCCTTTGAGATACTCCAATTCTTCAGAAAAAAGTCAGAGGCAATGTACATACTTAAACATAGGAAATTCCCTGGAGTGGATAACATCCCATCAGAGCTAAAACATGGAGGGCCAAAGCTTATCAAGGCACTAACAGTTGCCTGTCAGAAGATATGAGAGAAAGCAATAGCCAAAGGAGTGGACCCACTGATGATATTCATTCCCAAAAAAGGCAACTTAAGACTCTGTAAGAATTATAGAACCATCAGCCTAATTAGTCCCCCAGCAAAGTATTGTTAAGAGGCCTGATAAACAGACTTAAGGGGAATGCAGAAGAAATCTTTGACCAAAGACAGCAGATCTCAAAAGGAGGTGTCTGTAATTAGAGATATGTAAACATagaaattatttctatataaatctAGTAAGCTTTtgagaaaatcttttccaaaattttattaaaCCGAAAATCTTAATAATCCCTTCgtaaatttgttatattttacaaCAAAGAGATATAAGATCTGTACATAAATATGGTATGCTGTGCATGTCAATGGATATATTTAGAATTTATGTAAAGAAGCagtttggatcttttcagtttgaacggtagttttttctagtggtgtcatatgaaattgtcacccataattataaccctagtatcgatcgattgcatttcaatttgggttagggttagttagggttagaggtggggggacgggtatctttgtttcttcacaaatgtaaataaacccaatctgtttcttaaacgagggacatattcatacggcacagaatgttttttacctcaatagacgtcattgattggttgaaatcgcagaaattgaagaaaaaaaacaacaaatatcttacaaactatagaattttctcaataaagccaagagaaaaagatgttttataaacacattctaccagtataccaaatttaaaatgttttagttacctagaaattatgttaaaaactgccgttcaaaccgaaaagagacACTAAATTACGTTATAAGATACAAAACAGTGTTTCAAAGTTTAGTACGatgccagcagttttaggggaagGGGATACCACACAGTACttaactagtattttattttattgaaccctataggataaaatgtaaagttgaagtcggtgggatttgaactcagaacgtaaagaaccgaaagaaatgccgcGTAGCATTTTGCcaaacgtgctaacgattctgccagagaGCCATTAACCAAATAGGAAACATGAATGGTAGTGTCTCTGAGATATATTTGGCAAGTTAGAAGAAAACTGCTGTGGGTGAGAATCTGGAAAGTAAATCCTTCTCAAAATTTGAAGTAAGGCTGTGAGCTTTATTTCAGTGAGGTGGCAGTTAATCAAGGGCCCCGGATTTATTCCAGCTAAATTCCACTGTTATATGTCCTGGGTGAAAGGGGTGATGTCAATCAACTCCGATATGGATTGCTACTGACAAGCTGTTTATTCGATACCACTCAAAAAACAAAGCAAGAGCGCTCTAGCCGTGACCACCTTGTCTCTTTTATATATCAGGAACTACATGATCCAATGTGTCcggggtttttctttctttctttcttttgagaCTGTAGTGGTTGATTCGAAGATCATTTGGTTGCAATTTTTCGTAGATGCACAGATTCCCTTGATCATTCGTTTCTGGTAAATTTATCAACCAAGTTTAGATTGAACATGAACTAAGAATCTAGCGAGACTTAACTAAAGTACTGTAAGACTTGAAATATGACGCTCTACAGAGTCAGCTACCTTATACTGCCCTGTAAAGAGAATTTTGCACATATCCCTTCACATTGACAGAAGAAACATAAATAAAGGAATTTCTGTCATCATTTTCTTTATGCTTCAATGAATAAATCTCATGATGCTAGTAGAAAAACAAACTGTCGctgaatataatgaaatattttaagttaCCTTGCTGAAGTCTATCATTGTGTTTTCACCGCAACAACCGTAAAAGAGATATGATGGAAAAGAGACGTCCGCAGACGCCATAACTGTCGAGCCTCGTTTTAGATACACagaagtttgttttgttttttaaatcggACATAAGGGTTCGATTTCTACTAgaacacattttt
This genomic window contains:
- the LOC115219548 gene encoding uncharacterized protein LOC115219548 isoform X1; its protein translation is MASADVSFPSYLFYGCCGENTMIDFSKVELFPDFFFPDSQIRWSDTKLWILLCIILVILPLWLMVCTIFLKKKLKNSHQGDLIYALATAVLLVPSFVGFLKLIADQPHWSFLQSNMFLLTGYFFILIGVCHIHHGIKSLEISHILKDPSSKTATKTSPGFPTCASLLSIESTLFLGNSLLYLGASLIYASQAGVLVTLFLGFSYIEIMHIRKYLELKNF
- the LOC115219548 gene encoding uncharacterized protein LOC115219548 isoform X3, which gives rise to MASADVSFPSYLFYGCCGENTMIDFSKVELFPDFFFPDSQIRWSDTKLWILLCIILVILPLWLMVCTIFLKKKLKNSHQGDLIYALATAVLLVPSFVGFLKLIADQPHWSFLQSNMFLLTGYFFILIGVCHIHHGIKSLEISHILKDPSSKTATKTSPGFPTCASLLSIESTLFLGNSLLYLGASLMVL
- the LOC115219548 gene encoding uncharacterized protein LOC115219548 isoform X2 — protein: MASADVSFPSYLFYGCCGENTMIDFSKVELFPDFFFPDSQIRWSDTKLWILLCIILVILPLWLMVCTIFLKKKLKNSHQGDLIYALATAVLLVPSFVGFLKLIADQPHWSFLQSNMFLLTGYFFILIGVCHIHHGIKSLEISHILKDPSSKTATKTSPGFPTCASLLSIESTLFLGNSLLYLGASLIYLELKNF